The following coding sequences are from one Phenylobacterium glaciei window:
- a CDS encoding 2-phosphosulfolactate phosphatase translates to MIRCEWAREGIEALRPHVSVFVIVDVLSFSTAVDIAVGRGALIYPFPLGDHEAAKDAAAKVGAVAAAPKRAAGGQFSLSPASLRALNPGDRLLLPSPNGSRLSLACGEMPVLAGCLRNARAVAAKARELAGQGDIGVIPAGERWPGDTLRPAVEDLVGAGAIIDALEGEMTSEARVARDAWRSAQPDLDAMIRDCLSGRELIARGFEIDVDLALQSEASAAAPMLRDRAYSA, encoded by the coding sequence GTGATCAGATGTGAGTGGGCGCGCGAAGGGATCGAGGCCCTGCGGCCGCACGTCTCCGTCTTCGTGATCGTCGACGTGCTGTCCTTCTCAACGGCCGTGGACATAGCGGTCGGCCGCGGCGCCTTGATCTATCCGTTCCCGCTCGGCGACCATGAGGCGGCCAAGGATGCGGCGGCGAAGGTCGGCGCGGTGGCCGCGGCGCCCAAGCGCGCCGCGGGCGGCCAGTTCAGCCTGTCGCCCGCTAGCCTGCGTGCCTTGAATCCGGGTGATCGCCTGTTGCTGCCGTCCCCGAACGGGTCGCGGTTGTCGCTGGCCTGCGGTGAGATGCCGGTCCTCGCGGGCTGCCTGCGAAACGCCCGCGCTGTGGCGGCCAAGGCCCGCGAGCTGGCGGGGCAGGGGGACATCGGCGTGATTCCGGCCGGCGAACGTTGGCCCGGCGACACCCTGCGTCCGGCCGTCGAGGACCTGGTCGGCGCGGGCGCCATCATCGACGCTCTGGAGGGCGAGATGACTTCGGAGGCTAGGGTCGCGCGCGACGCCTGGCGCAGCGCCCAGCCCGACCTCGATGCCATGATCCGCGACTGTCTGTCAGGCCGCGAGCTCATCGCGCGCGGCTTCGAGATCGATGTGGACCTGGCCCTGCAGAGCGAGGCTAGCGCCGCGGCGCCCATGCTCCGCGACAGGGCCTATTCCGCCTAG
- a CDS encoding bactofilin family protein: MFSKTAKTPAKPPVKFDAAPAPLAADPAAQRKAPRAASLISENITIEGNVTGEGEVHIDGVVRGDVRVGKLTVGETGHIEGGVYAEAIEARGRIIGAVTAKQVRLYGTAYVDGDITHEQLAMETGAFFQGRSLKFQRPATPPTPAPSPLAQAAAPAPTPGLAPKPV, translated from the coding sequence ATGTTCTCCAAAACAGCTAAGACCCCCGCCAAGCCCCCCGTGAAGTTCGACGCCGCTCCGGCTCCGCTGGCGGCCGACCCCGCGGCCCAACGCAAGGCGCCGCGCGCGGCCTCGCTGATCAGCGAGAACATCACCATCGAGGGCAATGTCACCGGTGAAGGCGAAGTCCACATCGACGGGGTGGTGCGCGGCGACGTCCGGGTCGGCAAGCTGACTGTCGGCGAAACCGGCCACATCGAGGGCGGCGTCTATGCCGAGGCCATCGAGGCCCGCGGCCGCATCATCGGCGCCGTGACCGCCAAGCAGGTCCGTCTCTACGGCACGGCTTACGTTGACGGCGACATCACCCATGAGCAGCTGGCCATGGAAACCGGGGCCTTCTTCCAGGGCCGTAGCCTGAAGTTCCAGCGCCCGGCCACACCGCCGACCCCGGCTCCGAGCCCGCTGGCCCAAGCCGCCGCGCCCGCGCCGACCCCCGGACTGGCGCCCAAGCCGGTCTAG